In the Candidatus Paceibacterota bacterium genome, one interval contains:
- a CDS encoding cysteine desulfurase family protein — translation MSILSHIFKKQSKRVYLDYASTTPLDPRVIKAMKVSGLFANPSSLYEEAVAVSKKIAEARTDIARALGGHADEIVFTSGGTESNNLALRGVVEASFEKEPFRKNQKIPHIVTSVIEHSSILETCRDLEKSGQAEVTYVPAGADGRVDPSEIKKSIRPETILISIMYVNNEIGTIQPIKEIAKIVREERKKRGEESTTTLYFHTDACQAALYCPLGVPQLGVDMLTLDASKTYGPKGSGLLFVRRGVEIKPIITGGGQERGLRSGTENLAGIIGLATALKIADAEKEKEILRVWKLRDYLLKKILEIKPKVRSNISNDHNTEIAPNFINVCFPGSDAEYLVLQLDVKGFCVSSVSSCRTVSEDSSSYVIEAVRRSDPTAVDCSKSSLRITLGRYTKKPDIEAFLKAIAQIIY, via the coding sequence ATGTCAATATTAAGCCATATCTTTAAAAAACAGTCCAAAAGAGTGTATTTAGACTATGCGTCTACCACGCCGCTTGACCCGCGGGTCATAAAGGCCATGAAAGTCTCAGGCCTTTTCGCCAATCCGTCTTCTCTTTATGAAGAAGCAGTGGCAGTCTCTAAAAAAATAGCTGAGGCCCGGACAGATATTGCTAGGGCGCTTGGTGGGCACGCTGATGAAATAGTCTTTACTAGTGGCGGGACGGAGAGTAATAATCTCGCCCTTAGGGGTGTGGTTGAAGCATCCTTTGAAAAAGAGCCTTTCAGAAAAAATCAAAAAATTCCGCACATTGTTACTTCTGTGATTGAGCACAGCTCTATCCTCGAGACGTGTAGAGATCTTGAAAAAAGTGGACAGGCTGAGGTGACCTATGTACCCGCTGGTGCCGATGGGCGAGTAGATCCATCCGAAATTAAAAAATCCATCCGACCAGAAACAATCCTCATCTCAATAATGTATGTCAACAACGAAATCGGCACAATCCAACCAATCAAAGAAATTGCCAAGATCGTGCGTGAAGAAAGAAAAAAACGTGGAGAAGAATCCACAACCACACTCTATTTCCACACTGATGCTTGCCAGGCTGCTCTCTACTGTCCACTGGGCGTGCCACAGCTCGGGGTGGATATGTTGACGCTTGATGCCTCAAAAACTTATGGCCCAAAAGGCAGCGGCCTGCTTTTTGTGCGACGAGGGGTGGAGATCAAACCAATCATCACCGGCGGCGGCCAAGAGCGGGGCCTGCGATCGGGTACAGAAAATCTGGCGGGGATTATTGGCCTAGCCACAGCCCTGAAAATTGCCGACGCCGAAAAGGAAAAAGAAATCCTACGGGTATGGAAACTTCGCGACTACCTTTTGAAAAAAATCCTAGAAATAAAACCAAAAGTCCGGTCGAATATCTCAAATGACCACAATACCGAAATCGCTCCCAATTTTATCAATGTTTGTTTTCCTGGATCTGACGCTGAATACCTAGTCCTGCAGCTGGATGTGAAAGGTTTTTGCGTCTCATCTGTATCAAGCTGTAGGACGGTGTCAGAAGATTCGTCTTCGTACGTTATAGAAGCCGTTAGGAGAAGCGATCCCACGGCCGTCGATTGCAGTAAAAGTTCTCTCCGCATCACCCTAGGACGCTACACAAAAAAGCCAGACATAGAAGCCTTTCTGAAAGCGATTGCCCAAATCATTTATTAA
- a CDS encoding AAA family ATPase, with product MPPFNHFTTKAKEAIRKAHELAIERGQNHVNPLHLLIALLIQEESMVISILDKLEVDTILLTDSVLEQLEAPEASATIAPSYQLYLTPELAQIIENSSRVAADLKDEFVSTEHLFISFFDVASSAREILAKFKIEKQSVMNALEVLKESKAGETTTPKKLKAIAKYTRNLTNLARENKLDPVIGRDTEIGRVIQILSRRTKNNPILIGEAGVGKTAITEGLANRIAMGDVPESLKDKELVSLDLGILVAGTKYRGEFEERLKNILKEIEKSDGKIILFIDEIHTIVGAGASEGSLDASNMLKPALSRGELRAIGATTLREYQKHIEKDPALTRRFQPVYVNEPSLEDAVAILRGLKEKYELYHGVRITDDAIVSAVNLSSRYITDRFLPDKAVDLIDEAASSLKISLENKPPVLEDAHRRIMRLEIEREALKKEAEIKGGEKSESAKNAKARIKDIEKDIADLREKTSEIELKWTNEKEILSAIKSIKKQLETFRQEAERAEARADLSKAAEIRYSKIPSLEKDLETKSKRLKKLQSFRRILKEEIVENDIAEVVARWTGVPVTRMLEEEAEKLNRMENELRKAVVGQDEAVKKIADTVKRSRAGISDPNRPIGSFIFLGPTGVGKTELTKALAQFMFDDEKALIRVDMSEYMEKHSVSKIIGAPAGYVGYDEGGQLTEQVRHRPYSVILFDEIEKAHPEIFNVLLQVLDNGRLTDAKGRMVNFKNTIIIMTSNIGAQFIDRMQKIGFSMTTDGEAANDKENYDGVKTKVMDALKDHFRPEFLNRLDEIVLFDVLKPEAIRKIVEIEVGKVIKRLLEKEIALNVSDAVLNYLAKEGYNPQYGARPLKRLIQNKILNPVASLIISSGINKGGTVTVDIDAKKIGEFSFEVKKGKRTAPVKSLKKSGFLEKTKA from the coding sequence ATGCCTCCATTCAACCATTTTACAACCAAAGCCAAGGAAGCCATCCGCAAAGCCCACGAGCTTGCCATTGAGCGCGGCCAAAACCATGTCAATCCTCTTCATTTGCTCATTGCTCTCCTGATACAAGAGGAGAGTATGGTCATATCTATTTTGGATAAGCTGGAAGTAGATACAATTCTTTTGACGGACTCTGTGCTAGAGCAGCTCGAAGCGCCAGAGGCTTCCGCTACCATCGCACCTTCATATCAGCTCTATCTCACCCCAGAGCTCGCGCAGATTATTGAAAATTCTTCACGAGTCGCGGCTGACCTCAAGGATGAGTTTGTTTCGACGGAGCATCTTTTCATTTCGTTCTTTGACGTGGCTTCGAGCGCGCGTGAAATTTTGGCTAAATTTAAAATTGAAAAGCAATCAGTCATGAATGCCCTAGAGGTATTGAAAGAAAGCAAGGCAGGAGAGACAACTACTCCTAAAAAGCTGAAAGCCATAGCTAAATATACTCGTAACCTCACCAATCTTGCCCGTGAAAATAAGCTCGATCCTGTCATTGGACGAGATACTGAAATCGGTCGGGTTATTCAGATCCTTTCTCGGCGCACCAAAAATAATCCTATCCTGATTGGTGAAGCCGGCGTGGGTAAAACGGCTATCACTGAGGGCCTAGCCAATCGGATCGCTATGGGTGACGTACCAGAATCTCTCAAAGACAAGGAGCTAGTTTCTCTCGATCTTGGGATTTTGGTGGCTGGCACAAAATATCGCGGAGAATTTGAAGAGCGCTTGAAGAATATTTTAAAAGAAATTGAAAAGTCAGATGGAAAAATTATTCTTTTTATAGATGAAATTCATACCATTGTCGGAGCAGGGGCTTCAGAAGGGTCCCTCGACGCTTCCAACATGCTCAAACCGGCGCTTTCTCGAGGAGAGCTTCGGGCGATAGGGGCAACTACCTTGCGGGAATATCAAAAACACATTGAAAAAGATCCAGCCCTCACTCGCCGTTTTCAGCCGGTCTATGTCAACGAGCCATCACTCGAGGATGCCGTAGCTATTCTTCGTGGCTTAAAGGAAAAATATGAGCTCTATCACGGCGTGCGCATTACAGACGACGCTATCGTGTCCGCCGTCAATCTCTCCAGCCGCTATATCACTGACCGTTTCTTGCCTGATAAAGCGGTAGATCTGATCGATGAAGCGGCTTCTTCCCTCAAGATTTCCTTGGAAAATAAGCCGCCGGTCCTTGAGGATGCTCACCGGAGGATCATGCGCCTTGAGATTGAGCGCGAAGCTTTAAAAAAGGAAGCAGAAATCAAGGGCGGTGAAAAAAGTGAGTCCGCCAAAAATGCCAAAGCTCGCATCAAGGATATTGAAAAAGACATCGCTGATCTGCGCGAAAAAACTTCCGAAATAGAACTTAAGTGGACCAATGAAAAGGAAATCCTGAGTGCCATCAAGAGTATTAAAAAACAGCTTGAGACTTTTCGTCAGGAAGCCGAAAGAGCCGAGGCCAGAGCAGATTTGTCTAAAGCTGCTGAAATACGGTATTCAAAAATTCCTAGCCTGGAAAAAGATCTTGAGACCAAGAGCAAGCGTTTGAAAAAACTACAAAGCTTCCGTCGTATTTTAAAAGAAGAAATTGTGGAAAATGATATTGCGGAAGTGGTGGCTCGTTGGACTGGCGTGCCAGTCACTCGCATGCTCGAAGAAGAGGCCGAGAAGCTCAATCGGATGGAAAATGAGCTTCGCAAGGCCGTGGTTGGTCAGGATGAAGCGGTCAAAAAAATCGCCGACACCGTCAAGCGCTCTCGGGCAGGTATTTCAGACCCCAACCGTCCGATCGGTTCATTTATTTTCCTTGGTCCGACTGGCGTGGGCAAGACTGAGCTGACCAAAGCCCTAGCGCAATTTATGTTTGATGATGAAAAGGCGCTTATTCGGGTAGATATGTCTGAGTACATGGAAAAACATTCCGTTTCCAAGATTATTGGCGCTCCCGCTGGATATGTTGGCTATGATGAGGGCGGGCAGCTGACTGAGCAGGTCCGTCATCGTCCATACTCCGTTATTCTCTTTGATGAGATTGAAAAGGCTCATCCTGAGATTTTCAACGTGCTTTTGCAGGTGCTCGACAACGGCCGTTTGACTGATGCCAAGGGCCGCATGGTCAACTTTAAAAATACTATTATCATCATGACTTCCAACATTGGCGCACAGTTTATCGATCGCATGCAGAAGATTGGTTTTAGTATGACGACGGATGGCGAGGCGGCCAACGACAAAGAAAACTATGATGGCGTTAAAACCAAAGTGATGGACGCACTCAAGGATCACTTCCGCCCAGAATTTTTAAATCGTCTCGATGAGATTGTCCTTTTTGATGTGCTCAAGCCTGAAGCGATTCGCAAGATTGTGGAAATCGAAGTCGGCAAAGTCATCAAGCGTTTGCTGGAAAAAGAAATTGCGCTCAATGTTTCAGATGCTGTTTTGAATTATCTCGCCAAGGAAGGCTACAATCCTCAGTATGGTGCCCGTCCGCTCAAGCGCCTGATCCAAAATAAAATTCTCAATCCAGTGGCTTCGCTGATTATTTCCTCAGGGATCAATAAAGGGGGGACAGTGACGGTAGATATTGATGCTAAAAAAATAGGCGAGTTTTCTTTTGAGGTGAAAAAGGGGAAGCGCACTGCCCCAGTAAAAAGTTTGAAAAAAAGTGGTTTCTTGGAAAAAACTAAAGCCTAG
- the rpmG gene encoding 50S ribosomal protein L33, with translation MSQDNLIILKNKETGEAYYTRKNKRKVPRKIELKKFSKKLRKHVIFKEAKK, from the coding sequence ATGTCACAAGACAATCTCATCATTTTAAAAAACAAGGAGACAGGCGAGGCGTATTATACTCGCAAAAACAAGCGCAAAGTACCTCGAAAAATTGAGCTCAAAAAGTTCAGTAAAAAACTCCGCAAGCACGTCATTTTCAAGGAGGCTAAAAAGTAG